The following are encoded in a window of Tessaracoccus flavescens genomic DNA:
- a CDS encoding DinB family protein codes for MTERETIIETLDRHRGFLLQTAEGLTEEQARTASTVSVLTIASILKHVADTEEQWMQFALKGAEAFGGSGVYESDVDWDAVAEGESNDGDWGDSEWEDTRFVLSDDETLEVLRGRIRDVGAETARIVAEADLDLGHPLPEAPWFEQGVSWSVRRVALHLIAEISQHAGHADIIREALDGQRTMG; via the coding sequence ATGACTGAACGCGAGACCATCATCGAGACCCTCGACCGGCACCGGGGCTTCCTGTTGCAGACCGCGGAGGGGCTCACTGAAGAGCAGGCCCGCACCGCGAGCACGGTGAGCGTCCTCACCATCGCGTCGATCCTGAAGCACGTGGCCGACACCGAGGAGCAGTGGATGCAGTTCGCGCTCAAGGGCGCCGAGGCGTTCGGTGGGTCCGGCGTCTACGAGTCCGATGTCGACTGGGACGCCGTCGCCGAGGGTGAGAGCAACGACGGCGACTGGGGCGACAGCGAGTGGGAGGACACCCGCTTCGTGCTGAGCGACGACGAGACCCTTGAGGTCCTGCGTGGGCGGATCCGCGACGTCGGTGCCGAGACGGCGCGCATCGTCGCCGAGGCCGACCTCGACCTCGGGCATCCGCTGCCCGAGGCCCCGTGGTTCGAGCAGGGGGTCAGTTGGTCGGTGCGGAGGGTCGCGCTGCACCTGATCGCCGAGATCTCGCAGCACGCAGGCCACGCCGACATCATCCGCGAGGCCCTCGACGGCCAGCGCACGATGGGTTGA
- the dhaM gene encoding dihydroxyacetone kinase phosphoryl donor subunit DhaM — protein sequence MAVGIVVVSHSRRLAEAAVELALQMVHGDPPPIQVAAGTIDDGLGTDATAVMSAIGEVDQGDGVVVFVDIGSALMSAELGIELYGQPDSDVRILPAPFVEGIVAGVIRAVGGATIDEVAAEANQGLKPKLAAVGDAAVADEPSTPESLAGEASAEARLINETGLHARPAALFVAEARKFDAEIKVSNGVIGPVAATSSIGLATLNARKGDTLTLIATGPDARAAVDRLAEFVNEGFGE from the coding sequence ATGGCCGTCGGAATCGTCGTCGTCTCCCACAGCCGACGACTGGCTGAGGCCGCCGTCGAGCTCGCGCTCCAGATGGTGCACGGAGATCCTCCGCCCATCCAGGTCGCCGCGGGCACCATCGATGACGGCCTCGGCACCGACGCGACCGCCGTCATGTCGGCGATCGGCGAGGTCGACCAGGGAGACGGAGTCGTCGTGTTCGTCGACATCGGGTCGGCTCTGATGAGCGCCGAGCTCGGCATCGAGCTGTACGGCCAACCCGACTCCGACGTCCGGATCCTGCCTGCGCCGTTCGTCGAGGGCATCGTGGCTGGCGTGATCCGCGCCGTCGGCGGTGCCACCATCGACGAGGTCGCGGCCGAGGCGAACCAGGGACTCAAACCCAAGCTGGCAGCGGTCGGCGACGCGGCCGTTGCCGACGAGCCTTCGACCCCCGAGTCGTTGGCAGGTGAGGCGTCCGCGGAGGCCCGGCTGATCAACGAGACGGGGCTGCACGCCCGCCCCGCCGCGCTGTTCGTGGCAGAGGCGAGGAAGTTCGACGCCGAGATCAAGGTGAGCAACGGCGTGATCGGCCCGGTGGCCGCGACGAGCAGCATCGGGCTCGCGACGCTCAACGCCAGGAAGGGCGACACGCTCACCCTGATCGCGACCGGGCCAGACGCACGGGCCGCCGTCGACCGGCTGGCCGAGTTCGTCAACGAGGGTTTCGGCGAGTGA
- a CDS encoding WXG100 family type VII secretion target has product MGYAVDLMPPLSEDAQRAITYLGIDDPRNHLRDFDVDVDSMRTFAADLQSAVGQAKGAGETVRAAHVDGWQGAAAVQYDDCKMQWYDYLLVAFDWILFIVDCIVAIVDWIIEIIRWVLNLIDWVLGILSVFGAVLLLADEFGWRIPGWVRWLLKAGKLVEKLPKLILTVVAAAAWLVGKVGWVVDWLLDRLRDGINWIRDAIDECGGAPEKWPDEPIEPNF; this is encoded by the coding sequence GTGGGGTACGCAGTAGACCTGATGCCTCCGCTGAGCGAGGACGCGCAGCGGGCCATCACCTACCTGGGCATCGACGATCCTCGTAACCACCTGCGGGACTTCGACGTCGATGTCGACTCGATGCGCACCTTCGCTGCCGATCTGCAGAGCGCGGTCGGGCAGGCGAAGGGCGCTGGCGAGACGGTCCGCGCCGCGCACGTTGACGGGTGGCAGGGTGCGGCAGCGGTCCAGTACGACGACTGCAAGATGCAGTGGTACGACTACCTACTCGTCGCCTTCGACTGGATCCTCTTTATCGTCGACTGCATCGTCGCCATCGTCGATTGGATCATCGAGATCATCCGCTGGGTGCTGAACCTGATCGACTGGGTGCTCGGCATTCTCTCGGTCTTCGGCGCAGTGCTCCTCCTGGCGGACGAGTTCGGGTGGAGGATCCCGGGGTGGGTCCGATGGCTCCTGAAGGCGGGCAAACTAGTTGAGAAGCTCCCTAAGCTCATTCTCACCGTCGTGGCGGCCGCTGCATGGCTCGTCGGGAAGGTGGGCTGGGTGGTCGACTGGCTCCTTGACCGACTGCGCGACGGGATCAACTGGATCCGCGACGCCATCGACGAGTGTGGCGGAGCTCCGGAGAAGTGGCCCGATGAGCCCATCGAGCCGAACTTCTGA
- a CDS encoding glycoside hydrolase family 3 N-terminal domain-containing protein, with amino-acid sequence MRPWHDTTLDAPGRAAALLAELTLDEKIAQLGSFWNRPREAPPEDGQHHDVAPMEHAMSQATWREAHRNGLGHLTRIFGTRPFTVEEGRRELRDRQADVMGASRFSIPALAHEECLTGFTAMGATVYPAALAWGATWRPELIGEMAAHIGADLHALGIHQGLSPLLDVARDYRWGRVEETCGEDPYLVGTMGTAYVQGLQGEGVHATLKHFVGYPASRAGRNHAPISMGRRELSDVMLPPFEMAVREGGAKSVMNSYCDIDGVPAGASRWLLTELLRERWGFTGTVVSDYWSVNFLTSTHRIAQDEAAAAALSIRAGLDIELPDMGSFAAISEAIERGLLTVEDVDRAALRALTQKAELGLLDAEPEIAGGDAPDRDLDSAENRAVARRIADESIVLLSNDGTLPLGAGLGKVAVVGPVWTDVRSFMGCYAFPNHVLSRFPGKQTGLEIRSLDEVLPGALDGDLSFAGGCGFLGGTDEELYEAVELAASADLAIVTVGDIAGLFGIGTSGEGCDVVDLALPGRQGELLERVLQTGTPTVLLLVTGRPYALGDYAARCVAIVQAFMPGVEGAEALADILTGVTNPSGRLPIAIPALRGGQPGTYLAPSLAWFSDGISNLDPRPLFPFGSGESYTSYALSDPSVSATRIPVDGKVEYNVTVTNTGDRAGAEVVQLYLEDPWAEVVRPLKELIGYRKVDLEAGESARVTFEVHADRTSFTGTDMQRIVEPGEIRLSAGHSSEDRLEGLAVELTGGRRVVAEGRVLLTPSRIS; translated from the coding sequence ATGCGCCCCTGGCACGACACCACCCTCGACGCACCCGGCAGAGCGGCAGCGCTCCTCGCCGAGCTCACCCTCGACGAGAAGATCGCCCAGCTCGGATCGTTCTGGAACCGGCCGCGGGAGGCGCCGCCCGAGGACGGCCAGCACCACGACGTCGCGCCCATGGAACACGCCATGAGCCAGGCGACCTGGCGAGAGGCCCACCGCAACGGCCTCGGCCATCTGACCCGCATCTTCGGGACCCGGCCGTTCACCGTCGAGGAGGGCCGCCGCGAGCTGCGCGACAGGCAGGCCGACGTGATGGGTGCATCTCGCTTCTCGATCCCGGCGCTGGCCCACGAGGAGTGCCTCACCGGGTTCACGGCCATGGGGGCGACGGTCTACCCGGCCGCCCTCGCCTGGGGTGCGACGTGGCGGCCCGAGCTGATCGGCGAGATGGCCGCCCACATCGGTGCGGACCTGCACGCGCTTGGCATCCATCAGGGGTTGTCGCCGCTGCTCGACGTCGCTCGCGACTACCGCTGGGGCCGCGTCGAGGAGACCTGCGGCGAGGACCCGTACCTCGTCGGCACGATGGGCACCGCCTACGTGCAGGGGCTTCAGGGGGAGGGCGTGCACGCCACCCTCAAGCACTTCGTCGGCTACCCCGCCTCGCGCGCAGGCCGCAACCATGCGCCGATCTCCATGGGGCGACGCGAACTCTCCGACGTGATGCTTCCCCCGTTCGAGATGGCCGTGCGTGAAGGCGGCGCCAAGTCCGTCATGAACTCGTACTGCGACATCGACGGCGTGCCAGCCGGGGCGTCGCGCTGGCTGCTCACCGAGCTGCTGCGTGAGCGCTGGGGCTTCACGGGAACCGTCGTCTCCGACTACTGGTCGGTCAACTTCCTCACCAGCACCCATCGCATCGCCCAGGACGAGGCCGCGGCTGCGGCCCTGTCCATCCGGGCCGGCCTCGACATCGAGCTGCCCGACATGGGCTCCTTCGCGGCGATCTCCGAGGCCATCGAGCGCGGGCTGCTCACCGTCGAGGACGTGGACCGAGCTGCGCTGCGCGCCCTGACCCAGAAGGCCGAACTGGGGCTGCTTGACGCCGAGCCGGAGATCGCGGGCGGCGACGCGCCTGACCGTGACCTCGACTCTGCCGAGAACCGCGCCGTCGCGCGCCGGATCGCTGACGAGTCGATCGTGCTACTCAGCAACGACGGCACGCTGCCGCTCGGGGCGGGGCTCGGCAAGGTGGCCGTCGTCGGGCCGGTGTGGACCGACGTGCGGTCCTTCATGGGCTGCTACGCATTCCCGAACCACGTGCTCTCCCGGTTCCCGGGCAAGCAGACCGGGCTCGAGATCCGCAGCCTCGACGAGGTTCTGCCCGGTGCGCTCGACGGAGACCTCTCGTTCGCGGGAGGCTGCGGCTTCCTCGGCGGCACCGACGAGGAACTGTACGAGGCGGTGGAGCTCGCGGCCTCTGCCGACCTGGCCATCGTCACCGTCGGTGATATCGCGGGGTTGTTTGGGATCGGCACCTCGGGCGAGGGATGCGACGTCGTCGACCTCGCGCTGCCCGGGCGTCAGGGCGAGCTGCTGGAACGGGTGCTCCAGACCGGGACCCCGACGGTCCTGCTGCTGGTCACCGGCCGGCCGTACGCGCTCGGCGACTACGCGGCTCGCTGCGTCGCGATCGTCCAGGCCTTCATGCCAGGGGTGGAGGGAGCCGAAGCGCTCGCCGACATCCTGACCGGGGTGACCAACCCGTCGGGCCGACTTCCGATCGCCATCCCAGCACTGCGCGGCGGACAGCCGGGAACCTATCTCGCCCCGTCGCTCGCGTGGTTCTCGGACGGCATCTCCAACCTCGACCCGCGGCCGCTGTTCCCGTTCGGTTCGGGGGAGTCGTACACGTCCTATGCGCTGTCCGACCCGTCCGTCTCCGCCACGCGGATCCCGGTGGACGGGAAGGTGGAGTACAACGTCACGGTCACCAACACCGGTGACCGGGCGGGCGCGGAGGTCGTCCAGCTGTATCTGGAGGACCCGTGGGCGGAGGTCGTGCGCCCGCTGAAGGAGCTGATCGGCTACCGCAAGGTCGACCTCGAGGCGGGGGAGTCGGCGCGGGTCACCTTCGAGGTGCACGCCGACCGTACATCGTTCACGGGCACCGACATGCAGCGCATCGTGGAACCTGGCGAGATCCGGCTGTCGGCCGGTCACTCGTCCGAAGATCGGCTCGAGGGGCTCGCCGTCGAGCTCACCGGAGGGCGCCGGGTGGTGGCGGAGGGCAGGGTGCTGCTCACGCCGTCGCGAATCAGTTGA
- a CDS encoding alpha/beta fold hydrolase has translation MLGSRRGGGRSRRWSRRPPPTGCTEVLRVGHAEVVEQRLVEALHRDGSRVDREARCRRAMPGWGVGAAEAKVTDPAWKHKPSYYLVARDDQMLPEPLRRRMAERAGMDITEAPGSHAVHVSQPDAVADLVRRHQSADHPAACGGHLGGARRELSLRGPDREAGLAGRQ, from the coding sequence GTGCTCGGCTCGAGGCGAGGCGGTGGGCGATCGCGCCGATGGTCGAGGCGCCCTCCTCCCACAGGGTGCACAGAGGTACTGCGTGTAGGTCACGCCGAGGTCGTCGAGCAGCGGCTTGTAGAGGCGCTGCACCGCGATGGAAGCCGAGTAGATCGAGAAGCACGCTGCCGTCGAGCGATGCCGGGCTGGGGCGTCGGCGCCGCCGAGGCGAAGGTCACCGACCCCGCCTGGAAGCACAAGCCGAGCTACTACCTCGTCGCGCGCGACGACCAGATGCTCCCCGAGCCGCTGCGGCGCCGGATGGCCGAGCGGGCGGGCATGGACATCACCGAGGCTCCCGGCAGCCACGCCGTCCACGTGTCGCAGCCCGACGCGGTCGCCGACCTGGTCCGGCGGCATCAGAGCGCTGACCACCCAGCGGCTTGCGGCGGGCACCTTGGGGGCGCTCGGCGGGAGCTGTCGCTCCGCGGGCCCGACAGGGAGGCCGGGCTTGCGGGGCGACAGTAG
- the dhaK gene encoding dihydroxyacetone kinase subunit DhaK, which translates to MKKLINSPDNVIADALKGIAASDKDVRVDFNNRVIYRATPKEAGKVAIISGGGSGHEPMHGGFVGVGMLDAACAGEVFTSPTPDQMLAATTTVDTGAGVLHIVKNYTGDVMNFEMAAEMAADAGVEVATVVVADDVAVQDSLYTAGRRGVGATVLLEKIVGAAAEEGADLAAVAALAQKVADNGRSMGMALTSCTVPSAGKPTFDLPDNEIEIGIGIHGEPGRHREPIADAHSIAEQLVAPILSDLDFTGAPVIAMLNGMGATPLIELYLMYGEVIALLEEAGVTVERNMVGNYITSLDMAGCSLTLVRADDELIRLWDAPVRTAGLRWGL; encoded by the coding sequence GTGAAGAAGCTCATCAACTCTCCAGACAATGTGATCGCGGACGCCCTCAAGGGCATCGCGGCATCCGACAAGGACGTGCGGGTCGATTTCAACAACCGCGTGATCTACCGGGCCACCCCGAAGGAAGCGGGGAAGGTCGCGATCATCTCAGGTGGCGGCTCGGGCCACGAGCCGATGCACGGCGGGTTCGTCGGCGTCGGCATGCTCGACGCGGCCTGCGCGGGCGAGGTCTTCACCTCCCCCACCCCCGACCAGATGCTCGCCGCGACGACCACCGTCGACACCGGCGCAGGCGTGCTGCACATCGTGAAGAACTACACGGGCGACGTGATGAACTTCGAGATGGCGGCAGAGATGGCCGCCGACGCGGGCGTCGAGGTCGCCACCGTCGTCGTGGCTGACGACGTCGCCGTCCAGGACTCGCTCTACACGGCCGGCCGCCGCGGAGTCGGCGCGACCGTCCTCCTGGAGAAGATCGTGGGAGCCGCAGCCGAGGAGGGCGCCGACCTGGCCGCCGTCGCCGCGCTCGCGCAGAAGGTCGCAGACAACGGCCGCTCGATGGGCATGGCCCTGACGTCGTGCACCGTCCCGTCCGCAGGCAAGCCCACCTTCGACCTGCCAGACAACGAGATCGAGATCGGCATCGGCATCCACGGCGAGCCGGGCCGCCACCGCGAGCCCATCGCGGACGCCCACTCGATCGCCGAACAACTCGTCGCACCGATCCTGAGCGACCTCGACTTCACCGGCGCCCCGGTGATCGCGATGCTCAACGGCATGGGCGCCACGCCGCTGATCGAGCTGTATCTCATGTACGGCGAGGTGATCGCCCTCCTCGAGGAGGCCGGGGTCACGGTCGAGCGCAACATGGTCGGCAACTACATCACCAGCCTCGACATGGCCGGCTGCTCGCTGACGCTCGTGCGCGCCGACGATGAGCTGATTCGGCTCTGGGACGCACCGGTCCGCACGGCCGGGCTACGGTGGGGCCTGTGA
- a CDS encoding adenylosuccinate synthase, which translates to MPSVVVVGAQWGDEGKGKATDALGDRVDVCVRYSGGNNAGHTLVVGGEKFVLHLLPSGILNPDTTTVIGNGVVVDLDVLAEELEVLHSRGVDVPHPLISANAHIITEYHKVLDKVTERFLGKRRIGTTGRGVGPCYSDKVNRIGIRIQDILDESILRQKVEAALDQKNELLVKIYNRRPIEAEDVVQSLLKHADAIRPHIVDSGRYINDALDEGKVVLFEGAQAHHLDLDQGTYPYVTSSNPTASGATTGGGVGPTRIDRTIGIAKAYTTRVGEGPFPTELFDEDGEALREKGGEFGATTGRPRRCGWFDALLVEQAVKINGFTDIFLTKLDILSGWEKIPVCVAYEVDGERHDVMPMTQSQFHHAKPVYEFLDGWSEDISKARTFDELPPNCQAYVRRLEELIGCRISGIGVGPGREESVAINDLI; encoded by the coding sequence ATGCCGAGTGTTGTTGTTGTGGGTGCCCAGTGGGGCGACGAAGGCAAGGGCAAGGCGACCGATGCGCTGGGTGACCGCGTAGACGTCTGCGTCCGATACTCCGGCGGCAACAACGCCGGCCACACCCTCGTCGTCGGCGGTGAGAAGTTCGTCCTCCACCTGCTTCCCTCCGGCATCCTCAACCCGGACACCACCACCGTGATCGGCAACGGCGTCGTCGTCGATCTCGACGTGCTTGCCGAGGAGCTCGAGGTCCTGCACTCGCGGGGCGTCGACGTCCCGCATCCGCTGATCTCCGCGAACGCGCACATCATCACCGAGTACCACAAGGTCCTCGACAAGGTCACCGAGCGCTTCCTCGGCAAGCGTCGCATCGGCACGACGGGTCGCGGCGTCGGCCCGTGCTACTCCGACAAGGTCAACCGGATAGGCATCCGGATCCAGGACATCCTCGACGAGTCGATCTTGCGGCAGAAGGTCGAGGCCGCGCTCGACCAGAAGAACGAACTGCTGGTCAAGATCTACAACCGTCGCCCGATCGAGGCCGAGGACGTCGTGCAGTCGCTCCTGAAGCACGCCGACGCCATCCGTCCGCACATCGTCGACTCGGGCCGCTACATCAACGACGCCCTCGACGAGGGGAAGGTCGTCCTCTTCGAGGGCGCGCAGGCGCACCACCTCGACCTCGACCAGGGCACCTACCCCTACGTCACCTCGTCGAACCCGACCGCCTCGGGCGCGACCACCGGTGGCGGCGTCGGCCCCACGCGGATCGACCGCACGATCGGCATCGCGAAGGCCTACACCACCCGTGTCGGTGAGGGCCCGTTCCCGACCGAGTTGTTCGACGAGGACGGCGAGGCGCTGCGTGAGAAGGGTGGCGAGTTCGGCGCGACCACCGGTCGCCCGCGTCGCTGCGGCTGGTTCGACGCGCTGCTCGTCGAGCAGGCGGTCAAGATCAACGGCTTCACCGACATCTTCCTCACAAAGCTCGACATCCTCAGCGGCTGGGAGAAGATTCCCGTCTGCGTCGCCTACGAGGTCGACGGCGAGCGGCACGACGTCATGCCCATGACGCAGTCGCAGTTCCACCACGCCAAGCCGGTCTACGAGTTCCTCGACGGCTGGAGCGAGGACATCTCCAAGGCCCGCACCTTCGACGAGCTCCCCCCGAACTGCCAGGCCTACGTGCGCCGGCTCGAGGAACTGATCGGCTGCCGGATCAGCGGCATCGGCGTCGGGCCGGGCCGCGAGGAGTCGGTCGCGATCAACGACCTGATCTGA
- a CDS encoding carbohydrate ABC transporter permease has product MSTMTLPAQGMTAPEPRQRRRRGPRTSPLVYFVALVLVALTLGPVLYAVLGGFRTNAQLAENPAGLPNPWVLDNYAKVLTDDRFWTYALNSTVVAVLTTAMVVIFGLMAAYPLSRYRFKFREPLYMIFVTGLLFPATVAVIPLFVIISKDLGMSNTWWGLALPQAAFSLPMTIVILRPFLQAIPTDIEEAAFIDGAGRVSIFLRMMLPLSAPGLVTVGVLAFVSSWNAYLLPLLLMQGEMRTLPLGVADYSSEHSADTAGVFAFTSLAMIPAMIFFLAMQRRIVGGLSGAVKG; this is encoded by the coding sequence ATGAGCACCATGACCCTGCCCGCACAGGGCATGACGGCTCCCGAGCCGAGGCAGCGGCGTCGGCGAGGCCCCCGCACCAGCCCGCTCGTCTACTTCGTGGCGCTCGTCCTCGTCGCGCTGACGCTCGGCCCGGTCCTGTACGCCGTCCTCGGCGGCTTCCGCACGAACGCGCAACTCGCCGAGAATCCGGCCGGGCTGCCCAACCCGTGGGTGCTCGACAACTACGCGAAGGTGCTGACCGACGACAGGTTCTGGACCTATGCGCTGAACTCGACCGTCGTCGCTGTGTTGACCACGGCCATGGTGGTCATCTTCGGCCTGATGGCCGCCTACCCGCTGTCGCGCTACCGGTTCAAGTTCCGCGAGCCGCTCTACATGATCTTCGTCACCGGCCTGCTCTTCCCGGCGACGGTGGCCGTGATCCCGCTGTTCGTGATCATCTCCAAGGACCTGGGGATGAGCAACACGTGGTGGGGGCTGGCCCTGCCGCAGGCCGCGTTCTCGCTTCCGATGACGATCGTCATCCTGCGTCCGTTCCTGCAGGCCATCCCCACCGACATCGAGGAGGCCGCCTTCATCGACGGTGCGGGTCGCGTCTCGATCTTCCTGAGGATGATGCTGCCGCTGTCGGCGCCGGGGCTCGTCACTGTCGGCGTGCTCGCCTTCGTGTCGTCCTGGAACGCCTACCTGCTGCCGCTGCTGCTGATGCAGGGAGAGATGCGGACCCTTCCCCTCGGCGTCGCCGACTACTCATCTGAGCACTCGGCCGACACGGCCGGCGTCTTCGCGTTCACCAGCCTCGCCATGATCCCTGCGATGATCTTCTTCCTCGCGATGCAGCGCCGGATCGTCGGCGGACTCTCCGGGGCGGTCAAGGGATGA
- a CDS encoding DUF3151 domain-containing protein, protein MSETHPNLMASDVVVRLPEDPALASISEHGRDHFLQVVADNPGSSLVWALLAETCLTEDDLGNSIAAYAYARTGYHRGLDTLRRNGWKGSGQVPWEHEPNRGFLRALWALSVAAGRIGEAEEQERCAQFLRDSSEEAYQVLAGETEAQPSPEE, encoded by the coding sequence ATGAGCGAGACGCATCCCAACCTGATGGCCTCCGACGTCGTGGTGCGCCTGCCGGAGGATCCGGCACTGGCCTCCATCTCGGAACACGGACGCGACCACTTCCTGCAGGTCGTCGCGGACAACCCGGGCTCGTCGCTGGTGTGGGCGTTGCTCGCGGAGACGTGCCTGACCGAGGACGATCTCGGCAACTCCATCGCGGCCTACGCCTATGCCCGCACCGGGTACCACCGCGGCCTCGACACCCTTCGCCGCAACGGATGGAAGGGCTCGGGTCAGGTGCCGTGGGAGCACGAACCGAACCGCGGCTTCCTCCGCGCGCTGTGGGCGCTCAGCGTCGCTGCGGGCCGGATCGGCGAGGCTGAGGAACAGGAGCGCTGCGCCCAGTTCCTGCGCGACTCGTCCGAGGAGGCCTACCAGGTCCTGGCAGGCGAGACCGAGGCTCAGCCCTCCCCAGAAGAATGA
- a CDS encoding IS481 family transposase, with protein sequence MPHRNAILTETGRLHLAQLVVDQGWTLRRAAERFGVAVNTARRWAQRYREQGLAGMVDKSSRPKHCPHQLSQRTERRIVGLRVTKRWGPARIAYHLHLNPSTVHKVIRRYGCPPLRWTDPATGARIKTSRAEKRRYEHAAPGDLVHVDIKKLGRIPDGGGHKVLGRAAGTRNKTRTATNRRPGYAYIHNAVDDHSRLAYSEILTDEKKETAAAFWQRANAFFNAAGITVTRVLTDNGACYRSNAFKKALGDDITHKRTRPYRPQTNGKVERFNRIMLEEWAYAQPYTSETQRVAAFDQWLHHYNHHRGHTALKGHPPAARVPNLSGVNT encoded by the coding sequence ATGCCCCACCGTAACGCCATACTCACCGAAACCGGACGTCTGCACCTGGCCCAGCTCGTCGTTGACCAGGGCTGGACCCTGCGGCGAGCCGCGGAACGTTTCGGTGTCGCGGTCAACACCGCCCGCCGCTGGGCGCAGCGTTACCGCGAACAGGGCCTGGCCGGGATGGTCGACAAGTCCTCTCGCCCGAAGCATTGCCCGCATCAACTCTCGCAGCGCACCGAGCGTCGCATCGTCGGGTTGCGTGTAACCAAGCGCTGGGGCCCGGCCCGGATCGCCTACCACCTTCACCTGAACCCCTCGACGGTCCACAAGGTCATCAGGCGCTACGGCTGCCCACCCCTGCGATGGACCGATCCTGCTACCGGAGCCAGGATCAAAACCTCACGCGCCGAGAAACGCCGCTACGAGCACGCCGCCCCCGGCGACCTGGTCCACGTCGACATCAAGAAACTCGGCCGGATCCCCGACGGCGGCGGCCACAAAGTGCTGGGCCGTGCCGCGGGTACCCGGAACAAGACCAGAACCGCCACGAACCGCCGGCCCGGGTATGCCTACATCCACAACGCCGTCGACGACCACTCCCGCTTGGCCTACAGCGAAATCCTGACCGACGAGAAGAAGGAAACCGCCGCCGCGTTCTGGCAACGCGCCAACGCCTTCTTCAACGCCGCCGGGATCACCGTGACACGAGTCTTGACTGACAACGGCGCCTGCTACCGCTCCAACGCCTTCAAAAAGGCTCTCGGCGACGACATCACACACAAACGCACCCGCCCCTACCGACCCCAAACCAACGGCAAAGTCGAACGGTTCAACCGCATCATGCTCGAGGAATGGGCCTATGCCCAGCCCTACACCTCCGAAACCCAGCGAGTCGCCGCCTTCGACCAATGGCTGCACCATTACAATCACCACCGAGGCCACACCGCGCTCAAGGGACATCCCCCAGCCGCGCGCGTACCCAACCTATCCGGGGTGAACACCTAG
- the dhaL gene encoding dihydroxyacetone kinase subunit DhaL translates to MSATELSLDQLADWLRRFAQIVDENKTYLTELDSAIGDADHGANMARGTAAVVTHLDEANTIDALLKKAGMTLVSTVGGTSGPLYGTLLMKMGMATGAVTELSAEEFSKAFRAGLEGLVARGKTELGDKTMVDALTPAIDAYDAALADGADLHDAVESAAQAAAAGRDATTPLVARKGRASYLGERSAGHMDPGATSSTYLFDALSQVIGS, encoded by the coding sequence GTGAGTGCAACAGAGCTGTCCCTCGACCAGCTGGCTGACTGGCTGCGCCGGTTCGCCCAGATCGTCGACGAGAACAAGACGTACCTGACCGAACTCGACTCCGCGATCGGCGACGCCGACCACGGCGCCAACATGGCCCGCGGAACTGCCGCGGTGGTGACCCATCTCGATGAGGCCAACACCATCGACGCGCTGCTCAAGAAGGCGGGCATGACGCTGGTCAGCACCGTCGGCGGAACGAGCGGCCCGCTCTACGGCACGCTGCTGATGAAGATGGGCATGGCCACCGGGGCTGTGACCGAGCTGTCGGCAGAGGAGTTCTCGAAGGCGTTCCGCGCCGGCCTCGAGGGCCTGGTCGCCCGCGGCAAGACCGAGCTCGGCGACAAGACGATGGTGGATGCACTCACCCCCGCCATCGACGCCTACGACGCCGCCCTCGCGGACGGGGCCGACCTGCACGACGCCGTCGAATCGGCCGCCCAGGCGGCCGCCGCCGGTCGCGATGCCACCACCCCGCTCGTGGCGCGCAAGGGTCGGGCCAGCTACCTCGGCGAACGCTCCGCGGGTCACATGGACCCCGGAGCCACCTCGTCGACCTACCTGTTCGATGCGCTCTCCCAAGTGATCGGCAGCTAG